A stretch of the Balneolales bacterium ANBcel1 genome encodes the following:
- a CDS encoding alkaline phosphatase family protein encodes MSLVFVFLDGVGLGKERSENPFAEYRFETFEKMAGGVPFTENAKAVQNGETFFSPIDACLGVEGLPQSGTGQVTLFSGINAARSLGRHFGPYPHSKIKQYLEEHSIFRKFMGKQGSAYFMNAFPDIFFQYSEKRNRWSSTTYMTRSAGLRLNTIAEIHRGEAITAEITQDVWRSRLSLNVPVITEEQAASRVVNAAGKYDLVLMEYYLTDKAGHGRDKKGARDILSKLDQFLSHLLNLAVKNGHTILITSDHGNIEDLSIKTHTRNKVPFYVSGEGSQHFHGIRSIQDVTPMSLAWYESALGQS; translated from the coding sequence ATGTCCCTTGTTTTTGTTTTTCTGGATGGTGTAGGGCTGGGCAAAGAGCGGAGCGAAAACCCGTTTGCGGAGTACCGGTTTGAGACATTTGAAAAAATGGCCGGTGGCGTTCCGTTCACGGAGAATGCAAAAGCGGTGCAAAATGGAGAAACCTTTTTTTCGCCGATAGACGCCTGTCTTGGTGTGGAAGGATTGCCCCAAAGCGGAACCGGTCAGGTTACCCTGTTTTCAGGAATAAATGCCGCCCGATCGCTGGGCCGTCACTTCGGACCCTATCCGCATTCCAAAATTAAACAATACCTGGAAGAGCACAGTATTTTCCGGAAATTTATGGGAAAACAGGGAAGCGCCTATTTCATGAACGCGTTTCCGGACATCTTTTTCCAGTATTCAGAAAAACGCAACCGCTGGTCAAGTACCACATATATGACCAGGTCGGCCGGCTTACGGCTCAACACCATTGCGGAAATTCACAGGGGAGAAGCTATTACGGCAGAAATAACCCAGGATGTATGGAGGTCCCGGCTGTCGCTGAATGTACCGGTGATTACCGAGGAACAGGCTGCGTCACGTGTAGTGAATGCGGCCGGCAAGTACGATCTGGTACTCATGGAATACTATCTTACCGATAAAGCCGGACATGGCAGGGATAAAAAAGGTGCCCGGGACATATTGAGCAAACTGGATCAGTTTCTGTCACATCTGCTTAATCTGGCAGTAAAAAACGGGCATACCATTTTGATAACCAGCGACCACGGCAACATCGAGGATCTCTCTATAAAAACGCATACGAGAAACAAAGTTCCCTTTTATGTTAGCGGGGAAGGTTCGCAACATTTCCACGGAATACGGTCAATCCAGGATGTGACCCCGATGAGCCTCGCGTGGTATGAATCAGCGCTTGGGCAGAGCTGA
- a CDS encoding adenylate kinase, whose protein sequence is MRIIIFGPPGSGKGTQAKKVARHFEITHLSTGEIFRSAMEDSTDLGMRIKDFMDSGQLVPDQTVVDVVEQTIQNEDFQNGYIIDGFPRTMEQAVAFDDLLERRNESINAFISLHVPDDELISRMLNRGEGRSDDTRDKIRFRLKVFQEETAPVLDHYQHAGILRSVDGTGTVDEIFQRILSALPKR, encoded by the coding sequence ATGCGAATTATAATTTTCGGGCCACCCGGCTCAGGAAAGGGTACACAGGCGAAAAAAGTTGCCCGTCATTTTGAAATTACGCATCTCTCCACCGGAGAAATTTTTCGCAGTGCGATGGAAGACAGTACCGATCTTGGTATGCGTATTAAGGATTTCATGGACAGCGGGCAGCTGGTTCCCGATCAGACCGTAGTGGATGTCGTTGAACAGACCATTCAGAATGAAGATTTTCAGAACGGATATATTATTGACGGGTTTCCAAGGACCATGGAACAGGCCGTGGCATTTGATGATTTGCTGGAACGCAGAAATGAGTCCATTAATGCCTTTATTTCGCTTCATGTCCCTGATGATGAGCTGATTAGCCGCATGCTGAACCGGGGTGAAGGACGAAGCGACGACACCCGCGACAAAATTCGCTTTCGTCTGAAAGTTTTTCAAGAGGAGACTGCGCCGGTACTGGATCATTATCAGCATGCCGGAATTCTCCGTTCGGTCGACGGGACCGGTACGGTGGATGAAATTTTCCAGCGAATCTTGTCAGCTCTGCCCAAGCGCTGA
- a CDS encoding polyhydroxyalkanoate synthesis regulator DNA-binding domain-containing protein, with protein sequence MSERIIKRYANRKMYDVAESRYVSLSDLAEMIRAGETIRVTNKTGDEDYTSRILQQIILEQTKESDKATVGTLHEWIRVGGSFLDEQLMEFRSGMEDWLKKQSSRLFPGLNRKEFDHLKKKVDELEKKLDQMS encoded by the coding sequence ATGAGTGAGCGAATAATAAAGCGGTATGCCAACAGGAAAATGTATGATGTGGCTGAAAGCAGATATGTGTCTCTTTCGGATCTGGCCGAGATGATTCGTGCCGGGGAAACGATTCGCGTCACCAATAAGACGGGTGATGAAGACTATACCTCAAGAATACTTCAGCAGATTATTCTTGAGCAGACAAAGGAATCGGACAAGGCAACGGTAGGCACATTGCATGAATGGATCAGGGTGGGCGGATCCTTTCTGGATGAGCAGCTGATGGAGTTTCGGTCAGGTATGGAGGATTGGTTAAAAAAACAGTCTTCCCGCCTTTTTCCGGGCTTGAACCGAAAAGAGTTTGATCATCTGAAAAAGAAGGTGGATGAACTTGAAAAGAAACTGGACCAGATGAGCTGA
- a CDS encoding phasin family protein, which translates to MTDKEKKSKEEHEWNKKAKEIWLAGLGALSAVEEEGSKLFRTLVDRGSEFEKKRKDQIDEMWEQVNSRYKDVESRVGEKFDKAEERMEKNIKSMVSGLGIPTRNEVDELSNKVDALIAKLEKLEKKESGSGGKGAGKTGKSGASDKKSS; encoded by the coding sequence ATGACGGACAAAGAGAAAAAAAGCAAGGAAGAGCACGAATGGAATAAAAAGGCGAAGGAAATCTGGCTGGCCGGACTCGGGGCTCTCTCCGCCGTTGAGGAGGAAGGCAGCAAGCTGTTCCGCACCCTGGTTGATCGCGGAAGCGAGTTTGAAAAAAAGCGTAAAGACCAGATTGATGAAATGTGGGAACAGGTGAATAGCCGCTACAAAGATGTCGAAAGCCGTGTTGGTGAGAAGTTTGACAAAGCCGAGGAACGAATGGAGAAAAACATCAAATCCATGGTCTCCGGTTTGGGAATTCCTACCCGCAATGAGGTGGATGAACTGTCCAATAAAGTTGATGCCCTGATCGCCAAACTTGAAAAGCTGGAGAAGAAGGAATCCGGATCCGGCGGCAAGGGAGCCGGAAAAACCGGCAAATCGGGAGCGTCGGACAAAAAGAGCTCATGA
- a CDS encoding 1-acyl-sn-glycerol-3-phosphate acyltransferase: MISPPRYTSFSTETDPIDFEYLQSFNKEVSADIIRHYYRAEFHGFDDIPANGPVILASNHSGNAFPHDSFVLDQLIWEQADFTHDNKIRPLYSPKLAVNWWMRPFGLDNWWRLFGAIDQTYLNFDRILAKGGRVIYYPEGIPGIGKGFNRRYRLQPFQPSFIKLAARYDVPVIPVYGINAEWINPANVTFRWIDSICNRITGVPFIPLPLIFLALVFPFFFYFGFPCQMKFFAGKPISVRERIRKAGRDDPQNPGRRESEILAEEIRQEMQQNLSRLVKDHGKKPYNFRTLYRSMKGIKGRRWLTSPFGWPILFTRHYRDFHDRKTNKKNPGRWLRDWDLIGYYLPFGWLLLTLFRRWRKPPYGNRGLDKKRTVQKEGRYIWSIAREE, from the coding sequence ATGATTTCGCCGCCCCGCTACACCAGTTTTTCTACCGAAACCGATCCCATCGACTTTGAGTATCTGCAAAGCTTTAATAAAGAAGTCTCTGCAGACATCATCCGCCATTATTACCGGGCGGAATTTCACGGTTTTGATGATATCCCGGCCAACGGACCGGTCATCCTGGCTTCCAACCACAGCGGCAACGCTTTTCCACACGACTCTTTTGTGCTGGATCAACTGATCTGGGAACAGGCCGATTTCACGCATGATAACAAAATCAGACCGCTTTATTCTCCAAAGCTTGCGGTTAACTGGTGGATGCGTCCGTTCGGACTGGATAACTGGTGGCGCCTGTTTGGAGCAATCGATCAAACCTATCTCAATTTTGATCGCATTCTTGCAAAAGGCGGCAGGGTCATCTACTATCCCGAAGGCATCCCCGGTATTGGTAAAGGATTCAACAGACGCTACCGGCTCCAACCTTTTCAACCCAGTTTTATCAAACTTGCCGCACGTTACGACGTTCCCGTAATTCCTGTTTACGGCATTAATGCCGAGTGGATTAACCCGGCGAATGTCACTTTCCGGTGGATTGATTCCATTTGCAACCGCATTACGGGCGTTCCGTTTATTCCGCTTCCCCTCATTTTTCTGGCATTGGTATTCCCGTTTTTCTTCTATTTCGGATTTCCCTGCCAGATGAAATTTTTTGCCGGAAAGCCCATATCTGTCCGTGAACGGATCCGGAAAGCCGGGCGGGATGACCCGCAAAACCCGGGGCGCCGGGAATCTGAAATCCTTGCCGAGGAAATCCGCCAGGAGATGCAGCAGAATCTGTCGCGCCTTGTGAAAGATCACGGAAAAAAGCCCTACAACTTCCGCACTCTCTATCGGAGCATGAAAGGTATCAAAGGCCGGCGTTGGCTCACCAGCCCTTTTGGCTGGCCGATCCTGTTCACCAGGCACTACCGTGATTTCCATGACCGGAAAACGAATAAAAAAAATCCCGGCCGCTGGCTGCGCGACTGGGATCTGATTGGCTATTATCTGCCTTTCGGGTGGTTATTACTTACTCTGTTCCGAAGATGGCGCAAACCGCCCTACGGCAACCGCGGTCTGGATAAAAAACGCACCGTGCAGAAGGAAGGCCGCTATATATGGTCCATTGCCCGCGAAGAGTGA
- a CDS encoding AarF/UbiB family protein has product MTSKNFEDASKPETTPESRERVASGSEANRNFHFDPLAPYKGVVRRFFQIHRHVTGLFMGGIIAYVASLSRERKKGFRSFPSRFIAFLIKPFVKRDLRNQPFPIQLRKRLELLGPTYIKLGQILSLREDILPSIITNELKNLLYKLPEVPFEHIRIIIEKNLRGSLDTYFISVDEKALGSASIAQTHRAVTKDGKEVVLKVIKPGIKDTIETDIVLLRWLGHFLNVTIPQYQPKRLIQEFCSYTIKEVDLENEADNAEIFKANFHDNRHIRFPEIYREYSTENVLCMEFLDGVKPDSEELREIPAERRKQIIDLGADAIIRMLYKDGFFHADLHPGNLLILPNDEIGFIDLGMVGRFEESTRRRMLYYFHSLVSGDIDGATRNLTALARIGKNGDPYGFRRSVADLLRRFYQHSAYGDFSLGELIVNSMSIGARYRVFFPVEMTLMTKALVTYEGVGKMLYPNIDIPSVSRKHAFRIFKDQFHPAAIINELWRGTPELVDALMRLPRITADTLNYLDNTINDRTPTQDPIHGLRGSILSGACILGGTLAVVQGGPWPLWASLFALGGLFFLINR; this is encoded by the coding sequence ATGACCTCAAAAAACTTCGAGGACGCTTCCAAACCGGAAACCACTCCCGAATCCAGAGAAAGAGTGGCCTCCGGTTCCGAGGCGAACAGAAATTTCCATTTTGATCCGCTTGCCCCGTACAAAGGGGTGGTTCGGCGTTTTTTTCAAATTCACCGGCATGTAACCGGCCTCTTCATGGGAGGCATAATCGCGTATGTGGCCTCCCTGTCCCGTGAACGGAAAAAGGGATTTCGCTCCTTTCCCTCTCGATTTATCGCCTTCCTGATTAAGCCCTTTGTAAAACGTGATCTGCGCAACCAGCCTTTTCCCATTCAGTTGAGGAAACGGCTGGAACTGCTGGGGCCTACCTATATCAAACTGGGCCAGATCCTGTCGCTTCGTGAAGACATCCTGCCGTCCATTATCACGAATGAACTCAAAAACCTCCTCTACAAACTTCCGGAGGTCCCTTTCGAACATATCCGGATCATCATTGAAAAGAATCTTCGCGGTTCCCTGGATACCTACTTCATCTCTGTTGATGAAAAAGCGCTGGGCTCCGCCTCTATTGCCCAGACGCACCGAGCCGTCACAAAAGACGGCAAAGAGGTGGTACTGAAAGTCATAAAGCCCGGGATCAAGGATACCATCGAAACCGACATCGTGCTGCTGCGCTGGCTCGGCCACTTTCTCAATGTGACCATCCCCCAGTACCAGCCCAAGAGACTTATCCAGGAATTCTGCTCCTATACCATCAAAGAGGTAGATCTTGAGAATGAAGCGGATAACGCCGAGATCTTTAAAGCCAACTTTCACGATAACCGGCATATTCGGTTTCCCGAAATCTACCGCGAGTACAGTACGGAGAATGTGCTTTGCATGGAGTTTCTGGATGGGGTGAAACCGGATTCGGAAGAGCTTCGGGAGATACCCGCAGAACGGAGAAAGCAGATAATCGACCTGGGTGCGGATGCCATCATCCGAATGCTGTACAAGGACGGGTTTTTTCACGCCGACCTGCACCCGGGAAACCTGCTGATTCTTCCAAACGACGAAATCGGCTTCATCGATCTTGGAATGGTTGGAAGGTTTGAAGAGTCAACTCGCAGACGCATGCTCTATTATTTCCATTCTCTGGTATCCGGCGATATCGACGGCGCCACCCGAAACCTGACGGCACTGGCCCGAATCGGCAAAAACGGTGATCCGTATGGATTCCGCCGCTCGGTTGCCGACCTGCTTCGCCGCTTTTATCAGCACTCCGCTTACGGTGATTTCAGCCTGGGTGAACTGATCGTCAACTCCATGTCGATTGGTGCCCGTTACCGGGTGTTTTTTCCGGTGGAGATGACTCTCATGACCAAAGCGCTGGTCACCTATGAAGGCGTGGGAAAAATGTTGTATCCGAATATCGATATCCCGTCTGTTTCCCGAAAACACGCCTTCCGTATTTTCAAGGATCAGTTCCATCCTGCCGCCATTATCAATGAACTCTGGCGGGGAACTCCCGAACTCGTCGATGCCCTGATGCGCCTGCCGCGGATTACCGCCGATACCCTCAACTACCTCGACAACACCATAAACGACCGAACGCCGACTCAGGACCCGATCCACGGGTTGCGTGGAAGCATCCTCAGCGGAGCCTGTATCCTTGGCGGCACACTTGCCGTAGTACAGGGCGGACCATGGCCGCTTTGGGCCTCATTGTTTGCTCTTGGAGGTTTGTTCTTCCTGATCAATAGATAG
- a CDS encoding 2'-5' RNA ligase family protein, with product MSVSNGERYSIWLKPEDEVRQALKKIIADLSKEYGAPVFDPHVTVAGGIHQTPEDVKEVLQSAAAIRERMTLHLTETDYLDSLYQSLFVKVAPNESLFALREHCLSALNLEHRPYLPHVSLIYKKLDVAEKERIIASVGRRFDYLFTPKSLFLVRTSGSPETWEEVMSVPFQP from the coding sequence ATGAGCGTATCTAACGGTGAGCGATACTCCATATGGCTGAAGCCGGAAGACGAGGTGCGCCAGGCATTAAAAAAAATTATCGCGGATCTTTCGAAAGAGTATGGCGCGCCGGTATTTGATCCGCATGTAACCGTGGCGGGGGGCATTCACCAAACTCCCGAAGATGTGAAAGAGGTATTACAGAGCGCTGCCGCCATCAGAGAACGGATGACGCTTCATTTAACAGAAACAGATTATCTGGATTCTCTCTATCAGTCGCTGTTTGTCAAGGTGGCACCCAATGAATCGCTCTTTGCATTGCGTGAACACTGCCTCTCCGCACTGAATCTGGAACACCGGCCGTATCTTCCGCATGTGAGTCTCATCTACAAAAAGCTGGATGTTGCGGAAAAAGAACGCATCATTGCGAGTGTTGGAAGGAGGTTTGATTATCTCTTTACCCCAAAGTCACTGTTTCTGGTGCGTACCAGCGGATCGCCCGAAACCTGGGAGGAGGTCATGAGCGTCCCTTTTCAGCCCTGA
- a CDS encoding Glu/Leu/Phe/Val dehydrogenase encodes MAPYEFFKNVNANFDRAAGYLSIEKGLLEQIKACNSTYHVAFPLKKDDGTVEVIHGWRSAHSSHKSPTKGGIRFAMAVNEDEVNALAALMTYKCAVVSVPFGGAKGGVKIDRIRYSQAEIERITRRFTFELIKRNSIGPGIDVPAPDYGTGEQEMAWILDTFRTMVGSLDSDGCVTGKPIHQSGISGRTEATGRGVFFGLREACSNKKTMKKLGLSTGLQGKRVIVQGLGNVGYHSSRFLREADAVIVGVAEAHGGIYDEKGIDVDRLKEYIAQTGSIRGYSSGTFVEDSKSVLEMECDILIPAALENQITTENAHRIKAKIIGEAANGPISGEADEIIKKKPVLIIPDIYLNAGGVTVSYFEWIKNLSHIRFGRMDRRYEENAMGRLLTAIEGITGTTFSEQDISRLGKGPDEWDIVDSGLEDTMVTAYQMMYATHEKHGADLRTSAYISAIKKIALSYQQLGIFP; translated from the coding sequence ATGGCACCGTATGAGTTTTTCAAAAATGTTAATGCAAACTTCGACCGCGCTGCGGGCTATCTCTCCATTGAAAAGGGACTGCTGGAGCAGATAAAAGCGTGCAACAGCACGTATCACGTGGCGTTTCCCCTCAAAAAGGATGATGGAACGGTTGAGGTTATCCATGGATGGCGTTCGGCACACAGCTCGCATAAATCGCCCACCAAAGGGGGAATCCGCTTTGCCATGGCGGTGAACGAAGACGAGGTAAACGCCCTGGCCGCTTTGATGACCTACAAGTGCGCGGTGGTATCGGTGCCGTTCGGGGGTGCCAAGGGTGGAGTGAAAATCGACCGAATAAGGTATTCGCAAGCGGAAATCGAACGGATAACCCGGCGTTTTACCTTTGAGCTGATCAAGAGGAATTCCATCGGTCCGGGCATCGATGTCCCGGCCCCAGACTACGGTACCGGAGAGCAGGAGATGGCCTGGATACTTGACACTTTCCGCACGATGGTCGGTTCACTGGACAGCGACGGGTGTGTTACCGGAAAACCGATTCACCAAAGTGGAATCAGCGGAAGGACGGAGGCCACCGGGCGGGGAGTCTTTTTCGGCCTTCGGGAGGCTTGTTCCAACAAGAAAACGATGAAGAAGCTTGGACTCTCAACCGGGTTGCAGGGCAAGCGGGTGATTGTCCAGGGTCTTGGAAATGTAGGATATCACTCCTCCCGTTTCCTGAGAGAGGCCGATGCGGTAATTGTCGGTGTTGCTGAAGCACATGGGGGCATATATGACGAAAAGGGAATAGATGTCGACCGGCTGAAAGAATATATTGCACAGACAGGGTCCATTCGCGGCTATTCCTCCGGAACCTTTGTGGAGGATTCAAAATCAGTGCTTGAAATGGAGTGTGATATTTTGATTCCGGCGGCACTTGAGAATCAGATCACCACAGAAAATGCGCACCGAATCAAAGCCAAAATTATCGGAGAGGCGGCCAATGGTCCCATTTCCGGTGAAGCGGATGAAATCATCAAGAAAAAGCCGGTGCTGATAATTCCGGATATCTATCTGAATGCCGGCGGTGTGACCGTCTCCTATTTCGAGTGGATCAAGAACCTGTCGCATATCCGGTTTGGGCGGATGGACCGTCGCTATGAGGAGAACGCGATGGGCCGGCTGCTTACGGCCATCGAGGGAATTACCGGTACTACATTCAGCGAACAGGATATCAGCAGACTGGGAAAGGGTCCGGACGAGTGGGATATTGTGGATTCCGGACTGGAGGACACCATGGTGACGGCCTACCAGATGATGTATGCAACACATGAAAAGCATGGCGCCGATCTCCGGACATCCGCGTATATCAGTGCCATTAAGAAAATCGCTCTTTCCTACCAGCAGCTGGGCATCTTCCCCTGA
- a CDS encoding transcriptional regulator, with protein sequence MALELPKLEYRKLDNLIHSRIRLALMSVLTRVDDISFNELKKALNATDGNLSTHLAKLEDAGYISVQKVQGENKTESRYRVTQKGLSAFANYILEIEPFIG encoded by the coding sequence ATGGCCTTGGAACTTCCGAAACTTGAATACCGAAAGCTGGACAACCTGATTCACTCGCGAATCCGGTTGGCCCTGATGTCCGTGCTTACACGCGTGGATGATATCAGTTTTAATGAACTTAAAAAAGCCCTCAACGCAACCGACGGAAACCTCAGCACACATCTTGCGAAACTTGAAGATGCGGGGTATATCTCGGTTCAAAAAGTTCAGGGAGAGAACAAAACGGAATCCCGCTACCGGGTAACACAAAAAGGGCTCTCTGCCTTTGCAAATTACATTCTGGAAATAGAGCCCTTCATCGGCTGA
- the nth gene encoding endonuclease III — translation MKAKSLPRKTREQRERAETLLSDLYAHYPNPHCALNFTNPFELLVATILSAQCTDVRVNIVTEELFRVYPSPEAFAEAPLQELEEAVRTTGFYRNKAKAIKETAQKIVDEFGGEVPKTMEELLSLRGAARKTANVVLGNAFGIDEGVVVDTHVNRLANRFGLSRHADPVKVEKDLMALFTREEWTNLSHLLIAHGRAACKARFSKPPDHPVCIKYGRKCECSKMR, via the coding sequence GTGAAAGCAAAAAGCCTTCCCAGAAAAACCCGTGAGCAGAGGGAAAGAGCCGAAACTCTTTTGTCGGATCTGTATGCGCATTACCCGAACCCGCATTGCGCCCTGAACTTTACCAACCCTTTTGAGCTGCTGGTGGCTACCATTTTGAGCGCCCAGTGCACCGATGTTCGTGTGAACATCGTAACCGAGGAGCTGTTTCGGGTGTATCCATCGCCCGAAGCGTTTGCGGAAGCGCCGCTGCAGGAGCTGGAGGAGGCCGTCCGGACCACCGGATTCTACCGAAACAAGGCTAAGGCAATCAAGGAAACGGCACAGAAAATTGTGGATGAGTTTGGCGGCGAGGTGCCGAAAACCATGGAAGAGCTGCTTTCATTGCGAGGTGCGGCCAGGAAAACGGCGAACGTGGTGCTGGGAAATGCGTTCGGTATAGATGAGGGTGTGGTGGTGGATACACACGTGAATCGTCTGGCCAATCGCTTTGGTCTCTCAAGGCACGCTGATCCCGTAAAAGTTGAAAAAGACCTTATGGCGCTTTTTACCCGCGAAGAGTGGACCAACCTGTCGCATTTGCTGATTGCACATGGCCGGGCAGCCTGCAAGGCCAGGTTTTCGAAACCGCCGGATCACCCTGTTTGCATAAAGTATGGCCGGAAGTGTGAGTGCAGCAAAATGCGCTGA
- the amrB gene encoding AmmeMemoRadiSam system protein B produces MSDRRTLEELLVSDTNMKLPPVRSDVEMLPVTHEGREMIYFHDPQGYMVKPFVLDKQVAALFPMFNGQFSIRDISDELKRIESPVGEKELLAFVRQLDEARLLLSPWFRHFKNRTEEQFERAGVRPAACAGQSYPADKKKLTAMMQSAFSGDGADENRYPEASGSTGLASGRKAGHPANTSIHDDRQHSNEHPQKNPPNNHGKIKALYAPHIDPRIGLSSYVKAFRPLADEKPTRVVLLATSHYAGMYHPIYDGKPFIATRKYFETPLGRVGVDQKALDLLEAESHQTGFTLLDRAHRNEHSIELHLIFLQYLWSHDFELVPILVGSLDDLFYMESGDTGKKVKCMARLLREQYGRDDQTLFLVSGDLAHVGRKFGDRQPASQLFGKVEAFDRDFMEKAGCADHDALLKLVAKEQDPYRICGFPPLFTALQSLYDTKGEVLSYDLWDEREQESGVSFGSILYRQYS; encoded by the coding sequence ATGAGTGATAGAAGAACCCTTGAGGAGCTGCTGGTCAGCGACACGAATATGAAGTTGCCGCCGGTAAGATCGGATGTCGAGATGCTTCCGGTGACCCATGAGGGGCGGGAAATGATCTATTTTCACGATCCCCAGGGATATATGGTCAAGCCATTTGTCCTGGACAAACAGGTGGCCGCTCTGTTTCCCATGTTCAACGGGCAATTCTCCATTCGGGATATCAGTGACGAGCTAAAGCGCATTGAGAGTCCGGTCGGTGAGAAGGAGCTTCTGGCATTTGTGCGTCAGCTTGATGAAGCCCGCCTTCTGCTGTCACCCTGGTTTCGCCACTTCAAAAACCGGACGGAGGAGCAGTTTGAACGAGCGGGTGTCCGGCCAGCGGCATGTGCGGGCCAGTCCTATCCGGCCGACAAAAAGAAGCTGACAGCCATGATGCAGTCGGCTTTTTCCGGTGACGGGGCCGATGAAAACCGGTATCCGGAGGCTTCCGGCTCGACAGGGTTGGCGTCCGGACGGAAAGCCGGGCATCCCGCCAATACATCAATCCACGATGATCGGCAGCACAGTAACGAGCACCCGCAAAAAAATCCCCCGAATAATCACGGAAAGATTAAGGCGCTGTATGCCCCCCATATTGATCCGAGAATTGGATTGTCTTCGTATGTGAAGGCGTTCCGGCCTCTTGCCGATGAAAAGCCGACGCGGGTCGTGCTTTTGGCGACGTCCCATTATGCCGGCATGTACCACCCGATATATGACGGAAAACCCTTCATTGCAACCAGGAAATACTTTGAGACACCCCTTGGAAGAGTTGGTGTGGATCAAAAAGCTCTAGATCTGCTGGAGGCAGAATCGCATCAAACGGGGTTCACGCTTCTGGACCGCGCCCATCGCAATGAGCACAGTATTGAGCTGCATCTGATTTTTCTGCAGTACCTCTGGTCACATGACTTTGAGCTGGTGCCTATCCTGGTCGGTTCGCTGGATGATCTGTTTTACATGGAAAGCGGGGATACGGGAAAAAAGGTGAAGTGCATGGCCCGGCTTCTCCGGGAACAGTACGGGCGGGATGACCAAACGCTTTTTCTTGTATCCGGCGACCTTGCGCACGTGGGCAGGAAGTTCGGTGACCGGCAACCCGCATCCCAGCTGTTCGGCAAGGTTGAAGCATTCGACCGGGATTTCATGGAGAAGGCGGGATGTGCTGATCACGACGCACTCCTGAAACTGGTTGCAAAAGAGCAGGACCCGTACAGGATTTGTGGCTTTCCACCGCTATTTACAGCGCTGCAATCACTTTATGATACAAAGGGTGAGGTGTTGAGCTATGATCTCTGGGATGAACGTGAGCAGGAAAGCGGTGTGTCGTTTGGTTCTATTTTGTATCGCCAATACTCCTGA
- a CDS encoding response regulator: protein MPEKNILYVEDDFDNHTLVKLFLKNEPWNLIIAETPGQAHEALASQPMDLVIVDLNLQEEGDGATLIRELKKNPEYESIPVFVFSGFDENHFSKYGLDDSIQRFFRKPTSKKMLIEAIRSIGDTK from the coding sequence ATGCCAGAAAAAAATATCCTGTATGTTGAAGACGACTTTGATAACCACACACTGGTTAAGCTGTTTCTGAAAAACGAACCGTGGAATCTGATCATCGCCGAAACACCCGGTCAGGCTCATGAAGCCCTGGCCAGCCAGCCGATGGACCTGGTTATCGTCGACCTGAATCTTCAGGAGGAAGGGGATGGCGCAACACTAATTCGCGAATTAAAGAAGAATCCGGAATACGAATCCATTCCCGTTTTTGTTTTCAGCGGCTTTGATGAAAACCATTTCAGCAAATACGGCCTGGATGACAGTATTCAACGCTTTTTTCGCAAGCCTACGAGCAAGAAAATGCTTATTGAGGCCATCAGGAGTATTGGCGATACAAAATAG
- the gldC gene encoding gliding motility protein GldC has translation MKKKIQINVELDENHVPERISWDADDLEKRGEEVRAMLLSLWDHNNKDTLRLDLWTKNMSRDEMKIFFYETLKTLADTLQRSVDDEKIAGDMRDFCAYFAEKMNIAEKPDS, from the coding sequence ATGAAAAAAAAGATTCAGATTAACGTTGAACTTGACGAAAACCATGTTCCCGAGCGAATCTCATGGGATGCCGATGATCTGGAAAAAAGGGGCGAGGAGGTAAGAGCCATGCTGTTATCCCTGTGGGATCACAACAACAAGGATACGCTCAGGCTGGATCTGTGGACCAAAAACATGAGCCGGGACGAAATGAAAATCTTTTTCTATGAAACACTGAAAACCCTGGCGGATACCCTGCAACGTTCCGTAGATGATGAAAAGATTGCCGGAGATATGCGTGATTTCTGTGCCTATTTCGCTGAAAAAATGAATATTGCAGAAAAACCGGACTCCTGA